A region of Thermococcus barossii DNA encodes the following proteins:
- a CDS encoding acetate--CoA ligase family protein: MAEKIVEEMKPFFDPKAVAIIGATNKKGKVGNVIFENFKMNKERGIFKGNIYPVNPKLDEIEGYKVYKSVDELPEDTDLAVISIPAPFVPDTMRAIAKKGIKAVIIITGGFGELGEEGKKLEREIYEIAKANGIRVIGPNCVGVYVPDTGVDTVFLPESKMDRPKSGPIAFVSQSGAFAAAMLDWAAMAGIGIGKMVSYGNKLDVDDADLMDYFIHDDGINVVTFYIEGVKDGRKFIESAKRITKVKPVIALKSGRTEYGAKAASSHTGSLAGADTIYDAVFKQTGIIRAEDFEHMFDLAKAFAALKDKLPKGDRIGIITDGGGAGVMASDAVAKFGLKMADLSEETIKFLRENFPPHAVPGNPTDVVGDTDAERYRIAIEGFVNDPNVDAILVIVLFQVPLLEEEKIIDILAEYQKKSDKPIVAVAMGGKKTDHYARILEEKGVPVYPTPERGVRALAGLVKYAEYLRRGA; this comes from the coding sequence ATGGCGGAAAAGATAGTTGAGGAAATGAAGCCTTTCTTCGACCCGAAGGCGGTCGCTATCATCGGAGCAACCAACAAGAAAGGGAAGGTTGGAAACGTCATATTTGAGAACTTCAAGATGAACAAGGAGCGCGGAATCTTCAAGGGCAACATCTATCCGGTGAACCCGAAGCTTGACGAGATTGAGGGCTACAAGGTCTACAAGAGCGTTGATGAGCTCCCCGAGGACACCGACCTGGCCGTTATCTCGATTCCAGCCCCGTTTGTTCCCGATACAATGAGGGCCATAGCAAAGAAAGGGATAAAGGCGGTAATAATCATCACAGGCGGCTTCGGTGAGCTTGGCGAGGAAGGGAAGAAGCTGGAGCGCGAAATCTACGAGATAGCAAAGGCCAATGGAATAAGGGTCATAGGCCCGAACTGCGTTGGCGTTTACGTTCCAGACACCGGCGTTGACACGGTCTTCCTGCCGGAGAGCAAGATGGACAGGCCGAAGAGCGGGCCCATTGCCTTTGTCAGCCAGAGCGGTGCCTTCGCCGCTGCGATGCTCGACTGGGCTGCGATGGCGGGTATAGGCATAGGCAAGATGGTCAGCTACGGGAACAAGCTCGACGTTGACGACGCCGACCTTATGGACTATTTCATCCACGACGATGGAATAAACGTCGTCACCTTCTACATCGAGGGAGTCAAGGACGGCAGGAAGTTCATAGAGAGCGCCAAGAGGATAACCAAGGTTAAGCCCGTCATAGCTCTCAAGAGCGGAAGGACCGAGTACGGGGCCAAGGCAGCCTCAAGCCACACCGGTTCACTCGCTGGAGCAGACACGATTTACGATGCGGTCTTCAAGCAGACCGGAATAATCCGTGCCGAGGACTTCGAGCACATGTTCGACCTGGCGAAGGCCTTCGCCGCGCTTAAGGACAAGCTCCCGAAGGGCGACAGGATAGGAATCATCACCGACGGCGGTGGAGCCGGCGTTATGGCCAGCGATGCCGTTGCCAAGTTCGGCCTTAAAATGGCCGACCTCAGCGAGGAGACGATAAAGTTCCTGAGGGAGAACTTCCCGCCGCACGCGGTTCCAGGCAACCCCACCGACGTGGTTGGAGACACCGACGCGGAGCGCTACAGGATAGCCATCGAGGGCTTCGTGAACGACCCGAACGTCGATGCGATACTTGTCATAGTCCTGTTCCAGGTTCCGCTCCTTGAGGAGGAGAAGATAATCGACATCCTCGCCGAATACCAGAAGAAGAGCGACAAGCCCATCGTTGCCGTTGCCATGGGTGGTAAGAAGACCGATCACTACGCCAGAATCCTTGAGGAGAAGGGAGTTCCCGTTTACCCGACCCCCGAGAGGGGCGTCCGCGCCCTGGCGGGCCTTGTCAAGTACGCTGAATACCTCAGGAGGGGGGCCTGA
- a CDS encoding MFS transporter, with product MRRVKTGSRTLYIILIAGFFAILGSTMSKSPTLPLYAQSLGLGKGEIGLVAAASTVTGIFMNFASGLLSDVYGRRKLLKMAGFVFLSAPLLYFLTDNALSLALVRVYYGVATAIFVPVSFALVSDLYPDRKGTFMGFLSSSTLVGRALAPVLAGSIIYFLGFSVVFVLCSLTGLVVFALTFRFPETGEELKRFEFTFSGELLLIGLLDAAVYMAYQGIETFLPLFYYLQDKAWLSGLILTVEIAIMAVVKPYVGYLSDRVGRIKPILAGMTMVGLAMFVFALSDSLSLVVLGAVLFSVGASISEASTKPLATEVSRLRGTALGFLESIKDIGQALGPVLIGFLGLRTGFAFIGVFGILSLGLFLFARPGRKSLKK from the coding sequence ATGCGGAGGGTGAAAACCGGTTCCAGGACTCTCTACATCATCCTCATCGCCGGGTTCTTCGCAATCTTAGGTTCGACGATGAGCAAGTCGCCAACGCTGCCCCTCTACGCCCAGAGCCTCGGTCTTGGAAAGGGGGAAATAGGTCTCGTTGCCGCCGCCTCGACGGTGACGGGTATCTTCATGAACTTTGCGTCGGGCCTCCTCAGCGACGTTTACGGGAGGAGGAAGCTCCTCAAGATGGCGGGGTTCGTTTTTCTCAGCGCCCCCCTGCTGTACTTTCTCACAGACAACGCGCTAAGCCTCGCCCTTGTCAGGGTCTACTACGGTGTTGCGACGGCAATCTTCGTCCCGGTGTCCTTCGCATTGGTCAGTGACCTGTACCCGGACCGTAAGGGCACCTTCATGGGCTTCCTGAGCTCATCAACTCTCGTTGGCCGCGCCCTCGCTCCTGTTCTTGCAGGGAGCATCATCTATTTCCTGGGGTTCTCGGTGGTCTTTGTCCTCTGCTCACTGACGGGACTGGTTGTTTTTGCCCTTACCTTCAGGTTCCCTGAAACTGGTGAAGAGCTGAAGAGGTTTGAGTTCACGTTCAGCGGGGAACTCCTCCTGATAGGCCTTCTGGACGCGGCCGTTTACATGGCCTACCAGGGCATAGAGACCTTTCTACCCCTATTCTACTACCTCCAGGACAAGGCGTGGCTCTCCGGGCTGATACTCACCGTTGAGATAGCCATAATGGCGGTCGTCAAGCCCTACGTGGGCTACCTAAGCGACAGGGTGGGAAGAATCAAACCGATATTGGCTGGCATGACGATGGTTGGCCTGGCGATGTTTGTGTTCGCCCTTTCAGACTCCCTTTCTCTTGTGGTTCTGGGTGCGGTGCTTTTCTCGGTGGGTGCATCGATAAGCGAGGCCTCAACGAAGCCCCTGGCCACCGAGGTATCGAGGCTTCGCGGAACGGCACTGGGATTTCTGGAGAGCATAAAGGATATCGGTCAGGCCCTGGGGCCCGTCTTAATCGGATTTTTGGGCCTTAGAACCGGCTTTGCCTTCATAGGGGTATTTGGAATCCTGTCGTTGGGGCTGTTCCTTTTTGCCCGCCCTGGAAGAAAAAGTTTGAAAAAATGA
- a CDS encoding acetate--CoA ligase family protein, with the protein MKEEALKVIEEVLKSGRTSLVEYEAKQVLKAYGLPVPEEKLAKTLDEALKYAEEIGYPVAMKLMSPQILHKSDAKVVLLNIKTPEELKEKWEVIHENARKYRPDAEILGVLIAPMLKPGREVIIGVTEDPQFGHALMFGLGGIFVEVLKDVTFRIIPITERDARKMITEIKSYPILAGARGEEPADIDAIVELLLKVSELVNDLDAYIKEMDLNPVFVYEKGKGAVVVDARIIVKEPTEKKEEISSEYRERCA; encoded by the coding sequence ATGAAGGAGGAAGCCCTTAAAGTTATTGAAGAGGTTTTGAAGTCCGGAAGGACTTCGCTCGTTGAGTACGAGGCAAAGCAGGTTCTCAAAGCCTACGGCCTCCCGGTTCCGGAGGAAAAGCTCGCCAAGACACTGGACGAGGCACTCAAGTACGCCGAGGAAATCGGCTACCCCGTTGCCATGAAGCTTATGTCCCCGCAGATTCTCCACAAGAGCGACGCCAAGGTCGTCCTTCTCAACATCAAGACCCCCGAGGAGCTGAAGGAGAAGTGGGAGGTTATCCACGAGAACGCGAGGAAATACCGCCCGGACGCTGAAATCCTCGGCGTCCTAATAGCCCCGATGCTTAAGCCCGGCAGAGAGGTAATCATCGGCGTTACCGAGGACCCGCAGTTCGGTCACGCGCTCATGTTCGGTCTCGGTGGAATCTTCGTCGAGGTGCTCAAGGACGTCACCTTCAGGATAATTCCGATAACCGAGCGCGACGCCAGGAAGATGATAACCGAGATCAAGAGCTACCCGATTCTCGCTGGAGCGCGCGGTGAGGAGCCGGCCGACATCGATGCAATAGTTGAGCTACTCCTTAAGGTCAGCGAACTCGTGAACGACCTCGATGCTTACATCAAGGAGATGGACCTCAACCCGGTCTTCGTCTACGAGAAGGGCAAGGGTGCCGTGGTGGTTGACGCCAGGATAATCGTCAAGGAGCCCACCGAGAAGAAAGAGGAGATAAGCAGCGAGTACAGGGAGAGGTGCGCCTAA
- a CDS encoding sugar phosphate isomerase/epimerase family protein gives MIGLSMTAYSGKDLSGLEGWVQRVRQLGFDFVEILSEWPHYLTRNNYRLFAEVLDGWSMKRTVHAPFSDLNIGSFNDRIRKASLEIIRESIELAAEIDALSVTIHPGHCSPVSVRNRRKYLEIHRESLRKIAEWGLEYGVRIGVENMPRFVILDAQTCERLWEILGDVEIGVTFDVGHLNTTTGNFERFIELFGDRIVHVHLHDNRGERDEHLALGDGTVPWARVLPKLPKVTWALEVNDLESARRSFEFLKSLH, from the coding sequence ATGATAGGCCTCTCCATGACCGCCTATTCCGGAAAGGACCTCTCCGGCCTGGAGGGATGGGTCCAGAGGGTAAGACAGCTGGGCTTCGATTTCGTCGAGATTCTGAGCGAATGGCCCCACTACCTGACGAGGAACAACTACCGCCTCTTCGCGGAGGTTCTTGACGGCTGGAGCATGAAGAGAACCGTTCACGCCCCGTTCAGCGACCTCAACATAGGCTCCTTCAACGACAGAATTAGAAAAGCGTCTCTGGAGATAATCAGAGAGAGCATAGAACTGGCGGCCGAGATAGATGCGCTCTCAGTCACGATACACCCCGGCCACTGCTCGCCGGTGAGCGTGAGGAACAGGCGAAAGTACCTGGAGATACACAGGGAGTCCCTGAGGAAAATCGCCGAATGGGGACTGGAGTACGGGGTCAGGATTGGCGTTGAAAACATGCCCCGCTTCGTAATCCTCGATGCACAGACGTGCGAGAGGCTGTGGGAGATACTTGGAGACGTTGAGATTGGAGTGACCTTCGACGTCGGGCACCTGAACACCACAACAGGGAATTTTGAGCGCTTCATCGAGCTCTTTGGGGACAGGATAGTCCATGTCCACCTCCACGATAACCGCGGCGAGAGAGACGAGCATCTCGCCCTGGGAGACGGCACCGTTCCGTGGGCCAGGGTGCTCCCAAAGCTCCCCAAGGTGACGTGGGCCCTCGAAGTCAACGACCTCGAATCCGCCCGGAGAAGCTTCGAATTTTTGAAAAGCCTGCATTGA